One genomic window of Mucilaginibacter sp. SJ includes the following:
- a CDS encoding OmpW/AlkL family protein, whose protein sequence is MKKIFFTTLILFLLSGITAFAQQKNEWDIRLRAIGVIPQESATIGVIGGDINISNTVVPELDFTYFFAKNFSAELILATTKHQVKTKGSNLSAIGAGSSADVDLGKVWLLPPTLTLQYHLPTGTLFKPYIGAGLNYTIFYNADKGPTVGGIDYNNSFAFATQLGADFDISKKVFLNIDLKKIFLSTDVKVDASNLTPAGKPELAPVLKNIPADVKIRPWIIGVGMGYRF, encoded by the coding sequence ATGAAAAAGATTTTCTTTACTACTTTGATCTTATTTTTATTAAGCGGGATAACCGCTTTCGCTCAGCAAAAAAATGAATGGGATATCCGCCTCAGGGCAATTGGGGTTATTCCCCAGGAAAGCGCGACGATAGGCGTCATCGGCGGAGACATAAACATTTCCAATACTGTTGTTCCCGAGCTCGATTTCACCTACTTTTTTGCCAAAAATTTTTCTGCAGAATTAATCCTGGCGACAACAAAACACCAGGTAAAAACAAAAGGCTCCAACCTGAGTGCTATTGGTGCCGGCTCTTCGGCCGATGTTGATCTCGGTAAAGTATGGTTGCTTCCGCCTACGCTTACTTTGCAATATCATTTGCCCACAGGTACCCTTTTTAAACCCTATATCGGCGCGGGGCTTAACTACACTATTTTTTACAATGCCGATAAAGGTCCAACCGTAGGCGGCATTGATTACAACAACAGTTTTGCTTTTGCAACTCAGTTGGGTGCTGATTTCGATATCAGTAAAAAAGTATTCTTGAATATTGATCTGAAGAAAATATTTCTCTCTACCGATGTAAAGGTTGATGCATCCAATTTAACGCCTGCGGGCAAACCCGAACTTGCGCCGGTTTTGAAAAACATACCGGCTGATGTAAAGATCAGGCCATGGATCATCGGCGTAGGTATGGGCTACCGTTTTTAA
- the adhP gene encoding alcohol dehydrogenase AdhP, translating into MIPKKMKAAIVHEFGQPLQIEEMPVREPGRHEILVKVIASGVCHTDLHAADGDWPVKPKMPLIPGHEAIGYVVVLGPDVKGLKEGDIVGVPWLYSACGCCEFCITGWETLCNDQRNGGYSVDGGYAEYVVADSRYVGHFPAGSDCTAMAPIICAGVTVYKGLKETETKPGEWVAISGIGGLGHLAVQYAKAMGMHVAAIDVDDTKLELAKNLGAELTVNAKTTDPGAFLQKETGGMHGVLVTAVSPIAFKQGISALRRKGTIALNGLPPGSFDLPIFETVLNRYTIRGSIVGTRKDLQEAIEFAVEGKVKATIHTAKLEDINTVLANLKNGKIDGRIVLEIAKP; encoded by the coding sequence ATGATACCTAAAAAAATGAAAGCCGCCATAGTGCACGAATTTGGCCAGCCTTTGCAAATAGAAGAAATGCCGGTTCGCGAACCGGGTAGGCACGAGATACTGGTTAAAGTAATAGCCAGTGGTGTTTGCCATACCGACCTGCACGCGGCTGACGGCGACTGGCCGGTTAAACCCAAAATGCCGCTGATTCCCGGCCACGAAGCTATTGGTTATGTAGTAGTACTTGGCCCTGATGTTAAAGGCCTGAAGGAGGGTGATATTGTAGGCGTACCCTGGCTGTACAGCGCCTGTGGATGCTGCGAATTTTGCATAACCGGTTGGGAAACCTTATGTAACGACCAGCGAAATGGCGGCTATAGCGTTGACGGCGGTTATGCAGAATATGTAGTGGCCGATTCCCGTTATGTTGGGCATTTCCCGGCAGGCTCAGATTGTACCGCGATGGCACCGATCATTTGCGCGGGTGTTACCGTTTACAAAGGCCTTAAAGAAACGGAAACCAAACCCGGCGAATGGGTAGCTATTTCCGGCATAGGTGGCCTTGGGCACTTAGCTGTACAATATGCCAAAGCCATGGGCATGCATGTTGCGGCTATTGATGTAGACGATACAAAACTGGAATTAGCTAAAAACCTTGGCGCCGAGCTGACCGTTAATGCCAAAACTACTGACCCCGGCGCGTTTTTACAAAAAGAAACAGGGGGGATGCATGGCGTGTTGGTTACCGCTGTATCACCCATCGCGTTTAAACAAGGTATATCCGCGTTAAGAAGAAAAGGGACTATCGCGCTGAATGGATTACCGCCCGGTAGTTTCGACCTCCCCATATTTGAAACCGTGCTGAACCGCTATACCATCAGGGGATCAATTGTAGGCACTCGTAAAGACCTGCAGGAAGCTATCGAGTTCGCCGTGGAAGGAAAAGTTAAAGCCACCATACATACCGCAAAGTTAGAGGACATCAATACGGTTTTGGCCAACCTGAAAAATGGTAAGATAGATGGCCGGATTGTACTTGAAATAGCTAAACCCTAA
- the queD gene encoding 6-carboxytetrahydropterin synthase QueD → MIIYKSFTFDSAHFLPNVPPHHKCRNIHGHTYHLTVYFEGEVTTPEGWVLDFALIKNAVKPIVDQLDHTILNEVPGLENPTAENLAVWIWNSVTGKLDGLTKIELKETPTSGVIYEGK, encoded by the coding sequence ATGATCATTTACAAAAGCTTCACTTTCGATTCTGCACATTTTTTACCCAACGTTCCGCCGCACCACAAATGCAGGAACATACATGGTCATACTTACCATTTAACAGTTTATTTTGAAGGCGAGGTAACAACACCCGAAGGATGGGTGCTTGACTTCGCCCTGATCAAAAACGCGGTTAAACCAATAGTTGACCAGTTGGACCATACCATTCTGAACGAGGTCCCTGGTTTGGAAAACCCCACGGCCGAAAACCTGGCCGTATGGATCTGGAACAGCGTAACAGGAAAATTGGATGGGCTTACTAAAATTGAATTGAAAGAAACGCCGACATCCGGGGTCATTTATGAAGGAAAATAG
- a CDS encoding universal stress protein, translated as MKTILVPTDFSEPAKNAASYAINLAQNIKAGLILCHAIKIPSETPMAAQIAWPLEDYTSLKADADKELEQLSLTLQQETPYAKAGAGHSVINTCCDVGEVIDVVTGKIDEEKSVMVVMGMSGAGAMSRFFLGSNTQDMISDAAFPVLLIPSQAKYHPVTKIAFATDLNSSDIEMIHSVASLARYFSAELLIAHVTDEKYETGEEKQEVEAFLNEVTCKANYPKIYYRHIKGTGIMRGLDWLSEHGVIDMLVMVHRKVNPLERLFGISYTKKLSHHIEIPLLVLPEGLPPLHF; from the coding sequence ATGAAAACTATTTTAGTACCCACCGATTTTTCGGAACCTGCAAAAAACGCCGCGAGCTATGCTATAAACCTTGCGCAAAATATAAAAGCGGGCTTGATATTATGTCATGCCATTAAAATACCTTCAGAAACGCCCATGGCAGCGCAGATAGCCTGGCCTTTAGAAGATTATACTTCGCTCAAAGCAGATGCGGATAAGGAACTGGAGCAACTTTCCTTAACCTTACAACAGGAAACTCCTTACGCCAAAGCGGGTGCGGGCCATAGTGTTATTAATACCTGTTGTGACGTAGGCGAGGTAATTGATGTAGTAACAGGCAAAATAGATGAAGAAAAGAGCGTAATGGTTGTTATGGGCATGTCAGGAGCGGGGGCTATGAGCAGGTTTTTTTTAGGCAGCAACACACAGGATATGATCAGCGATGCCGCCTTTCCGGTTTTACTCATCCCATCGCAAGCAAAATATCACCCTGTAACCAAAATAGCTTTTGCTACCGATTTGAACAGCAGTGATATAGAAATGATCCATTCGGTGGCAAGCCTGGCACGCTATTTTAGTGCAGAGCTATTGATAGCCCATGTAACCGACGAGAAATACGAAACAGGTGAGGAAAAACAGGAGGTAGAAGCTTTTTTAAATGAAGTTACCTGTAAAGCCAACTATCCTAAAATTTATTACAGGCACATTAAAGGTACAGGTATAATGCGCGGGCTCGATTGGCTCAGCGAACACGGAGTGATCGATATGCTGGTGATGGTACACCGTAAAGTTAACCCGCTTGAGCGCCTGTTTGGTATCAGTTATACTAAAAAACTTTCGCATCATATTGAAATACCTCTGCTGGTGTTGCCGGAAGGGCTCCCGCCGTTGCATTTCTAA